From Paenibacillus polymyxa, the proteins below share one genomic window:
- a CDS encoding DMT family transporter yields the protein MSQSSTVLSSKGFDRSSHMKSGFWLVAIGAALWGADPLFRIILLKSFTSAQIVLMEHALLFIALTPMLWKHRKELKTIRFRQVFAILFVSWGGSALASVIFTMALSNGDLNAVLLLQKLQPLVAIILARVILKEMLPRHFGILIVIALFGTYLLTFGWSLPFGHVHDFVQVGSLLALGAAILWGGSTVMGSYLLRSMKYETVTSLRFMVALPLLIVLTSVEHAPWNMPTGTWAGAAVIINLLLQALLPGLLSLLLYYKGLSTTKASYATMAELSFPMVGVVINWIAFQQIVTVAQLTGFMLIWITLFMISRQQKN from the coding sequence ATGAGTCAATCATCAACTGTACTATCATCCAAAGGTTTTGATCGTAGCTCCCACATGAAAAGCGGTTTTTGGCTAGTCGCGATTGGAGCGGCCTTGTGGGGCGCAGACCCGCTGTTTCGTATTATTTTGTTAAAATCATTTACCTCAGCACAAATCGTACTGATGGAGCATGCGCTACTCTTTATCGCTCTGACGCCGATGCTGTGGAAGCATCGCAAGGAACTCAAAACGATACGATTTCGTCAGGTTTTCGCTATTTTGTTTGTCTCATGGGGTGGCTCAGCACTGGCCAGTGTGATTTTCACCATGGCACTCAGCAACGGTGATCTGAATGCAGTTCTTTTGCTCCAGAAGCTTCAGCCTTTGGTCGCTATTATTCTGGCCCGCGTTATATTGAAGGAAATGTTACCGCGTCATTTTGGAATATTAATTGTCATCGCTCTGTTCGGGACGTATCTTCTGACTTTCGGTTGGTCACTTCCCTTTGGACATGTTCATGATTTTGTTCAAGTTGGTAGTCTGCTTGCACTGGGTGCAGCGATTCTGTGGGGCGGTTCGACCGTTATGGGCAGCTACTTGCTCCGTTCGATGAAATATGAGACAGTAACCTCCCTCCGCTTCATGGTGGCGCTCCCTCTGCTCATTGTTCTCACCTCGGTGGAGCATGCTCCGTGGAATATGCCTACAGGTACATGGGCGGGCGCAGCTGTAATTATCAACTTGCTGCTGCAAGCATTGCTTCCGGGTCTTCTCAGTTTATTACTGTATTACAAAGGCTTAAGTACAACCAAAGCTTCTTATGCTACGATGGCAGAATTGAGCTTCCCCATGGTTGGTGTCGTAATTAACTGGATCGCTTTTCAGCAAATCGTTACCGTAGCGCAATTGACTGGTTTTATGCTGATCTGGATTACACTCTTTATGATTTCTCGTCAGCAGAAAAATTAA
- a CDS encoding carboxylesterase/lipase family protein: MESNTVHTRLGQLRGETGNGYHVWKGIPYAQPPVGKLRFHGPQPLEPWEGVRAATSFGPICPQPMPSAESMTGNLVEPPQQSEDCLYLNIWTPASKAPEKGRPVLVWIHGGAFVTGSGIIPLYDGERMAKNGNIVVVTINYRLGPLGFLHLTPKGNGLTSNAGLLDQIAALEWVRDHISAFGGNPDEVTVFGESAGAMSIAALLAMPAAEGLFQRAILQSGASQVLPTAQAEQVAAVYLQQLGVDTQHPERLFTLPTEALMLAMAKTHEVIGPGMAMIYQPVVDGVTLPDLPLSAIAQGSAKQVSVMIGTNLHEGNYFIRKESHLMNKLTARQALEMMTGMSDIGDLIEPFPVTIEGQAQMLTDLIFWRPALALAAAQSVYASVWMYRFDWTLPGHPTFGQAVHGAEIAFVFDNLKLLGKLGLEIQPSMEKLAHDMQQAWVAFARDGEPMLPERAWPMYDRQQRATAIFHQDIMVEHDPEGDRRRQLTGQMSI; encoded by the coding sequence ATGGAGAGTAATACAGTACATACTCGTCTAGGTCAATTACGTGGAGAAACGGGGAATGGATATCATGTGTGGAAAGGTATTCCATATGCGCAGCCTCCTGTTGGAAAACTTCGTTTTCACGGACCACAGCCTTTGGAGCCTTGGGAGGGTGTACGGGCTGCGACGAGTTTCGGACCCATCTGTCCGCAACCCATGCCCTCCGCTGAAAGTATGACCGGAAATCTGGTGGAACCGCCGCAGCAGTCCGAGGATTGCTTGTATCTGAACATTTGGACACCGGCTTCGAAGGCTCCTGAGAAGGGACGTCCGGTGCTGGTGTGGATTCATGGCGGTGCCTTTGTCACCGGGTCTGGGATTATACCTTTATATGACGGGGAACGCATGGCGAAGAATGGCAATATTGTTGTAGTTACGATCAATTATCGGTTAGGACCATTAGGATTTTTGCATTTGACTCCAAAGGGAAATGGGCTGACCTCAAATGCCGGACTGTTGGATCAAATTGCTGCGCTGGAATGGGTTCGGGATCATATTTCTGCCTTTGGCGGCAACCCGGACGAAGTAACGGTGTTCGGTGAATCGGCAGGCGCGATGAGTATTGCCGCTCTATTGGCGATGCCAGCCGCTGAGGGGCTGTTCCAGCGTGCAATTTTGCAAAGTGGAGCATCGCAGGTGTTGCCAACTGCACAGGCAGAGCAAGTGGCGGCTGTGTATTTGCAGCAACTGGGTGTGGACACTCAGCATCCTGAGCGATTGTTTACGCTGCCGACAGAAGCGCTGATGCTCGCTATGGCCAAAACACATGAAGTCATCGGACCAGGAATGGCGATGATTTATCAACCCGTTGTAGACGGGGTGACCTTGCCGGATCTACCCCTGTCGGCAATCGCCCAAGGTTCAGCAAAACAGGTATCTGTTATGATTGGAACGAACTTGCATGAAGGGAACTATTTTATCCGCAAAGAATCCCATCTGATGAACAAGCTAACAGCACGTCAGGCATTGGAAATGATGACAGGTATGTCCGACATTGGCGACCTGATAGAACCTTTTCCAGTTACTATTGAGGGACAGGCACAAATGTTGACCGATCTCATTTTTTGGCGTCCGGCGTTGGCTCTTGCCGCTGCACAGTCGGTGTATGCATCGGTATGGATGTACCGTTTTGATTGGACACTGCCGGGTCATCCTACCTTTGGACAAGCGGTTCACGGTGCAGAAATTGCTTTTGTTTTCGATAATCTGAAACTGCTGGGTAAGCTGGGATTAGAGATTCAACCTTCGATGGAGAAGCTTGCTCATGATATGCAGCAGGCGTGGGTTGCTTTTGCACGGGATGGGGAGCCTATGCTACCTGAGCGAGCATGGCCGATGTACGACAGGCAACAGCGAGCTACAGCCATTTTTCATCAGGATATTATGGTGGAACATGATCCAGAAGGGGATAGACGCCGCCAGCTAACGGGGCAGATGAGCATATAG
- a CDS encoding GbsR/MarR family transcriptional regulator, translated as MSLYQLGDEQQASLQKIRKRVIEAIGKNMDLYGITLSAGHLYGLLFFADKPMTLDEMGREMEMSKTSMSTGVRTLLDLKMVNKVWSKGSRKDLYEVEYDWYQTFTDFFAIKWRKAVETNLLVLRKAIEELDKLMAQGEEYEEFKTILQQDRMKMKQAVAYYKWLDRLIDSMESEEIYKLIPKEEVRD; from the coding sequence ATGAGCTTGTACCAGTTAGGTGATGAGCAGCAGGCGTCGCTGCAAAAAATTCGCAAACGTGTCATAGAAGCTATAGGTAAAAACATGGACCTATATGGGATCACTCTGTCTGCGGGGCATTTGTACGGTTTGCTTTTTTTTGCGGATAAACCGATGACGCTGGATGAGATGGGCCGTGAAATGGAAATGAGCAAAACGAGCATGAGTACAGGAGTTCGAACGTTGTTGGATCTGAAAATGGTGAACAAGGTATGGAGCAAAGGCTCACGCAAGGACTTGTATGAAGTCGAATATGACTGGTACCAAACTTTTACTGACTTCTTCGCTATTAAATGGAGAAAAGCAGTAGAAACAAATTTACTCGTACTGCGCAAAGCCATTGAGGAACTGGACAAATTGATGGCACAGGGTGAAGAATACGAGGAATTTAAGACCATTCTTCAGCAAGACCGTATGAAAATGAAGCAGGCCGTGGCTTATTACAAGTGGCTAGACCGATTGATTGATTCGATGGAAAGCGAAGAAATTTACAAGCTGATTCCGAAAGAAGAGGTTCGGGATTAA
- a CDS encoding methyl-accepting chemotaxis protein, translating to MTKAKQTVPWWNRFLRQFYLMRTKLIISFLAVLLIPSVLIGYFSYQGATTQLSQQMAASVNTNLYLIRSNVNQYVAPIIKDVDVLTSEIESDSIASNQEALQKKLDVIVKAHPELDAALLGNMEGQYIRSPIKKEADYDPRERKWYKNAMLHKGKVFVGVPVASVTTGNLVVNVSATLKDGEGAVALALNLDKMGESLQSVKIGERGGLIIVDSDHKVVSGTGTAFTKTGKKPADTMEGLPEVAATGENDTPSVSQIQFMNRDMLAFTLKDPLTGWNIVALSDLEDYSDAAQPILKQSLIVIVISILAAAIIIVLMVRSFLIPLKKLQAGTRIVRDGNLTERVNLSRKDEFGELAQNFDQMTHSLHSMVSEVNQTSSRLASSSLIIKESTEQTTESVQHVAETVMESAENAVTSAEASEQTANAVEEMAKGVSTIAESASSIVDSAGQTEQDVAQGSQMISHVRTQMDRILEAVSQTASLMDELSQLSDDAKQMNAAIAAIAKQTNLLSLNASIEASRAGEAGRGFAVVAIEVRKLSEQSKESADSISQIITQMLDLIQRSTATMNGNVRNQVGEGLRISQDAEGAFTNIERSTSHIVEQIQSVSAAAEQISASTEEVSATVTHLASLSRNSADSSQTTSAAAQEQMAAMEEIASSSQELSNMAQDLQELVKRFKI from the coding sequence ATGACTAAAGCAAAACAAACAGTTCCGTGGTGGAACAGGTTTCTCAGGCAGTTTTATTTAATGAGGACAAAATTAATAATATCTTTTTTGGCTGTGTTATTGATTCCAAGCGTACTTATTGGATACTTTTCTTACCAGGGGGCCACGACACAGCTCAGTCAGCAGATGGCTGCTTCCGTAAACACGAATCTGTATCTGATCCGAAGCAATGTTAATCAGTATGTAGCACCGATTATAAAAGACGTAGACGTGCTTACCAGTGAGATCGAATCTGATTCCATTGCTTCCAACCAAGAAGCCCTTCAGAAAAAGTTGGATGTCATCGTCAAAGCTCATCCTGAGTTAGATGCTGCGCTCCTCGGCAATATGGAAGGACAATATATCCGTTCTCCTATAAAAAAAGAGGCTGATTATGATCCTAGGGAGAGAAAATGGTACAAAAACGCGATGCTACATAAGGGAAAGGTATTCGTCGGTGTTCCAGTTGCCAGCGTTACGACAGGGAACTTAGTAGTTAATGTATCGGCAACGCTCAAGGACGGTGAAGGAGCTGTTGCATTGGCTTTGAATCTGGACAAGATGGGTGAAAGTCTACAGTCTGTGAAGATAGGTGAACGCGGAGGACTCATCATTGTTGATTCTGATCATAAAGTTGTATCTGGGACTGGAACAGCCTTTACCAAGACAGGCAAAAAACCGGCTGATACCATGGAGGGCCTTCCCGAAGTGGCGGCAACCGGTGAAAATGATACTCCTTCTGTGTCGCAAATTCAATTTATGAATCGGGACATGCTGGCCTTTACACTTAAGGACCCTCTCACCGGCTGGAACATTGTTGCACTATCGGATCTGGAGGATTACAGTGATGCAGCCCAACCGATTCTGAAGCAAAGCCTGATTGTAATTGTTATTTCCATACTGGCCGCTGCGATCATCATAGTGCTTATGGTCCGCTCATTCCTAATTCCACTCAAAAAGCTGCAAGCAGGAACACGGATCGTCCGTGATGGAAATCTGACCGAACGTGTTAATCTGTCTAGAAAAGACGAGTTCGGCGAGCTGGCACAGAATTTTGACCAGATGACGCATTCCTTGCATTCAATGGTCTCCGAAGTCAACCAAACCTCCTCCCGACTTGCTTCCTCTTCCCTGATAATCAAGGAAAGCACAGAGCAAACGACGGAGTCCGTACAACACGTAGCGGAAACAGTTATGGAATCCGCGGAAAATGCAGTGACCAGCGCCGAGGCATCCGAGCAAACCGCCAATGCTGTTGAAGAAATGGCGAAGGGTGTCAGCACGATTGCCGAATCGGCAAGCTCCATCGTGGATTCAGCAGGACAAACCGAGCAGGACGTAGCTCAAGGTAGTCAAATGATCAGTCATGTGCGGACACAAATGGACCGCATTTTGGAAGCTGTAAGCCAAACGGCTAGCCTGATGGATGAGCTATCCCAGCTCTCGGACGATGCGAAGCAAATGAACGCGGCTATAGCTGCCATTGCCAAGCAAACTAACTTATTGTCCCTGAACGCATCTATTGAAGCCTCCAGAGCAGGCGAAGCTGGACGTGGATTTGCCGTAGTCGCTATAGAGGTACGCAAGCTGTCGGAACAGTCCAAGGAAAGCGCTGATTCCATCAGTCAGATCATTACGCAGATGCTCGATTTGATTCAACGCTCTACCGCTACGATGAACGGTAATGTTCGTAATCAGGTAGGTGAAGGATTACGAATCAGCCAAGATGCAGAAGGTGCTTTTACGAATATTGAACGCTCTACTTCTCATATCGTGGAACAAATTCAAAGTGTGTCCGCTGCTGCTGAACAAATCTCTGCCAGTACAGAGGAAGTTTCAGCCACTGTCACCCATTTGGCAAGCCTATCCCGCAATTCGGCGGACAGTTCGCAGACAACCTCTGCTGCCGCTCAAGAGCAAATGGCAGCCATGGAGGAAATCGCCTCTTCCTCACAGGAGTTGTCCAACATGGCACAGGACCTGCAAGAGCTTGTTAAGCGATTTAAGATTTAG